Below is a window of Eschrichtius robustus isolate mEscRob2 chromosome 13, mEscRob2.pri, whole genome shotgun sequence DNA.
ccaaacttggaagaAACTAAAatgtcctttagtaggtgaatttataaacaaactgtggtacatccagacaatggaatgctATTCCACACTTAAAAGAAATTAgttatcaagccacaaaaagacatggaggaaacttaaagtGAAAGGAACCAATCtgagaaggctacatactgtatgattcctactctatgacattctggaaaagacaaagttATGGAGATGACAAAAatatcagtagttgccaggggtaGGAGGCGGGGAGAGATAagtaggcagagcacagaaaaTTTTTACAGCAAGGAAAATACTCTGTATATTATAAttatggatatatgtcattatacagtTTTCCAAACCCACTGAACGTATGCCACCAAGAGTGAACACttaggtaaactatggactttgggtgattaggATATGTCAATAGAGGTTTATCCTACgtaaaaaatgtaccattctggtgtctgatgttgataatggaggttatctatgcatgtgtgggagcagggggtatacgggaaatctctgtaccttcctcttaattttactataaaactaaaactgctctaaaaatataaagtctttaagggacttccctggtggtccagtggttaagactctgtgcttccactgcagggggcagggttcTATCCCTCGTTGACAAACTATCCTGCATGTCACAaggccaaataataataataataaaagtcgtTAAAACGTTGAACAAATAAAGACCTGGCACATAACAGAATATATGTTGCCTCTTTTCTCGttctttccttatatttttctttttccttccctctttaaATGGATACGGTTGGACTCATTAATTCTTTGGTTCCTTCAAACTTTGGATGCTTTATTATGCCTTTGATtccttctcactttcttttttttaaaaattaattaattgattttatttattattattattattattggctgtgtcgggtcttcgtttctgtgcaagtgctttctctagttgcggcaagtgggggccactctgcattgcgatgcgcgggcctctcactatcgcggcctctcttgttgcggagcacgggctccagacgcgcaggctcagtagttgtggctcacgggcctaattgctctgcggcatgtgggatcttcccagaccagggctcgaacccgtgtcccctgcattggcaggcagattctcaaccactgtgccaccagggaagccctcctcactTTCATGTATcagctctttcatttatttcttcttcttctttctcctcctctgcctcttcttcctcattttcttcttctccttctctttgtcctttccctgtttctgtttctcattttgtATCATGAGCCAAGCCATGTGGACCATAAACTTTGAGCTTAAATTCCCCTCAGCTCCAGCAGTCTACCagttctatgatttttttcttcagttatcttctttctcccttttatcttTCCAGTACTTAtaaattacttaacttccctgggcctcagtttttccatttggaaaatggaaacaataatggATTGTTATAAGCATCAAATGAATGAAGTAAAGCTGTTAGCTCAGTGCCTCACACAAAGGCTCCAAGTCACCGTTAACTTTGCTCTCGTTTGACTTTCTGTGAGCCCGgtatgaaataaaaaacactatagaaatgttagtttattttttttcccctgaagtaTCACGGTGAATTGGAAAGTTGGCTCCAGGTTTGAAAAGACATGGGTTCCAGGGAAAACTCTGAATTCttatgagcctcaattttctgatctataaaatgagaataacaataTATGCCTTCCCTCCAcctagtgtttttttttccttcccggGAATTAAAAAAGTCAATGTGTAGGAAAGCATCACCCTATAAGTACATGTTGTAATCATGACAGATGGTGTTCTGGAGTCACAGTGGGGATGCTGTAAAGTTACGAGGATTCAGTgggatacatttttaattttaaaagatgcctGACCTACAGTAAGCATTCGACACATGCTAGCTATTACTATTTCCTTTACCGTTTCCACTCTTTTCTCTAGATCCTCCAAAAAAATGAGTGGTTGCGCTACCCAGGTGATCTCTGCTGCTCAACTTCTATTATTGATTGTCTCCGACCTCTCTCCTCATCCCACCAGGcttttttcctcctccccctctctttcGATCACAGCTTTCCTCTCGCCTCAGGCACCCCGTGCAGCCAGATGTCCAGATCTCAAGCAGCTTAGAACTGCCGGGACCGGCCTGAGACCTGGAGTTCCCTCCGCTTTTAGCGTCTAGCACTCTTCcaacaataaagttttattgaaaaaagCCGAAAAAAAGGCGCCCGTCCTTCTTTCTGCAACAGCCAATCAGAGAGCAGAATGTCTGCTTCGCTCACGGGAGCTTCAGCAGTCAGAGGCAAAGGCGGGGCATGTCGCGTCCGAAGCCCGCCCCGTAAGAGCGGAAGTACGGCCGGAAGCCAGCCATAGAGTTTAGGGGCCAGAGCGGCCCTGCAGGGAGTTGGCAGGAAAGGCTGGGAACAGCTGCCGGAGGTGACGGATCGGTGGCCCCGCCCGGTGCGCTGGAAGACGAAGCTTCCAGGTAGCTGTCCGCAGAGTCTGACCCAGAGTACGACGGGGCAGCCGGCGGGAGCCTACGGTCCCTGGGCGGCCTCTTTaagggagggggcggagccacGTGGAAGGATCCCGAGGGTGAGGTCACGTGGTTCGGGGCACATGCGGGGCACAGTGGCGATTTGAGGGAGCGTCGTCGTTGGGGTGGACACTATGTGACATCCCTCCCCCCACTAAGACCTGTGCCTTGGGGTTCCGTGGGGTGCAGTGGTGGGACTTGGAGATAGGCCcagggatgggggaggtgggcgtggcaaccctgtgtcagcCAGGCTGCCATCGACGTGGCCGAATTCAGGATTCCTAGATCCAAGTGTTAGACTGCTCCATCTCTGATTCCTCGTTGCAGACGTGGCTCAGTGCCTCTGCAATAGAGGTCCTAGGCCTTGTGCTTTCCATCCTCCCCAGTTCAGGAAACTCCAGCTTCACATCCTTTTTCCTTGCAGCTCCAGACTTCCTGAGCCCAGGTACCCCCAGCTCAGTGCAGCCATGAGTGCCGAGGTGAAGGTGACAGGGCAGAACCAGGAGCAATTTCTGCTCCTGGCCAAGTCGGCCAAGGGGGCAGCGCTGGCCACTCTCATCCACCAGGTGCTGGAGGCCCCTGGTGTCTACGTGTTTGGGGAACTGCTGGATATGCCTAATGTTAGAGAGGTGGGTTCTTGGCCTGGATAGCACCCAGGGAGGCTTGGGGCTAAAGTTTGAATTTGAGAACGGGTGGGCAGGGCTCATTCTGCAACCCCATAACCATTCAGTTGAACAAGAATATGGTGATTATTAACTGGCAGCATGCAAAAGTAAGTAGGCAAGTAAACCTCTTAATTCCCCTTTGGAGATGAATGATCTGTAAAAcccagtatttttcatttttaagcaaAAGAGCCTGTGATTCAGAATAGGAGACCTGATTCTAGCCTGTCTCCATCAGTGTCGTAGCTCTTAATAATCATATTGCCTTGATCAGGTCACTTTTATTTTAGGgcctaaattttcttttaaaaatggaccTGATACTGCCTCTCACTATTGTTGTAGAAATCAGATGAGATTATGGGAAAGTATAAAGTCTGGTACAAGTGGAAGGAATGAATGTGAAATTGGCATGACCTGTTCTCTCCCGTTTGCACCATATGCTAATTCACTTAAGTTTGATAAGGTAGAAGTTATCTTTTTCCCAAAGACACATGGCAAGATGCTAGGAACACAGCAGAGAGAACTGTTCACACAGAAGTGGCAGAGTTAAGAGTTTAAAGTCCAGAGTGAGTAGGTTGCCAAGATGTATGACACCAGCCGAAGCCCTGAGATGCTATGATGGTGGTAGGTGGACAACTATGAGTTAAGTTTTTGAGTGCCAGTGATTGAGTCAATGAATTTAGCCTTTCGGAATCCTTCTGGTCCAAAGAAAACTGGCTGCCTTCTTTCCCTGCTTTCCTCTGCAGTGGAATTAAAGAGAATCAGGGTGAAGAAAAAGAAGTATGTTTTGGGTGCCTGTTTAGCACCCTGCTAGTCATCTGGGAATACCAGAAAAGTACAAGACACAGTGCTACCCTTCTGAAACTTACGTTCCAGTTGCAGGGAGGAGATGAATGGATATCCATGTGTAAATCATTTATTTAGCGATTATTTATCAGCAGAGCCAACTACATGCACAGTTCTGTTAGACCCAAGTGGGATACCAGAGACCACATCTGTAATCTTGTTGAAAAGAAAGATATTCTTAGGTAACAACCTTAGGTGGGCTTCAGTTGACTAAGTGGGTGATCAGTGGTAGGAGAGGAGGTCTCGGTGGACTGGCTTGGGTGATGAAAGCTCCCGGGTGAGGCCGGTCTGAAGCAGAGGCCACAAATCCCGGTGCCTGCTCAGTTCGTGCAGCCGTGAAGGGAGTGAGGCTGAGGCAGAAGTCTTTGGTGAATTGGGGGGTACAGCAGACCCCCTAAAGGTATTCAAATTCAGAAATGCTAAATATACTCTAAGGACCAGACAACACAGTTTGCAacgtttggggtgtgtgtgtggtgtgtgtgtgttagatacTAAACACTGAAAGTTTTCAACTCTGAATTTAGGGTAGGAATTGGAGGCAGATGGAGCAAGAGGGCATTGTGGGTTGGGGGGATAGTGTAAACAAAGGCCTGGAGGTGGAAATGAGGCCTTCCTGTGGGGAGAGTGATCAGAGACGCAGAGAGTTACTTTCGGTGAGCTGGGGAGCTTAATGTTGGAGGGGAAAGCTGGGGCCAGAAAGTGGAGCTCAAACTGGGTAAGgctgggagggtggagagagaggcCCTTCCTGTCACTTCTTCTCTCCCGTCGTGTTCTCACAGCTGGCTGAGAGTGACTTTGCTTCCACGTTTCGGCTGCTCACGGTGTTTGCTTACGGGACGTATGCTGACTACTTAGGTAACAGGAGGGGCTGGAGGTCTGGAGACTGGAGGTGGGAGAAGGGCAGTTTACTGAGGGACTTAGAAGAAATTCCTGGGATACCTGACTTAGATCCCTTAAGTACACAGGGTCAGGGTCAAGACCTGAATTGGcatggaaaaccaaaaaaaaaaaaaaaaaaaggcaagggaaGGAGGCTAGGGCTTTCCACAAATGTGAAATCaggatttctttgtcttttttttttctagctgaaGCCCGGAATCTTCCCCCACTCACAGAGGCTCAGAAGAATAAGCTTCGACACCTGTCAGTCGTCACCCTGGCTGCCAAAGTCAAGGTGAGTGACAGTCCCCCCCGTCCTGAGCCACAGAGAACCCTTCTGTATTTCCCTTCTCGAGGGTCCATCTGAAGGGAATGGCACTTGGACAGCCTTTGACCACCGTGTTGCTTCTTCCTGCCTCGCCCCATGCCCCTCCAAGGTCTGTGTCTGAACTCTGTTTACCTGCGGCCTTTGGGGCTGAATATTATTCTCctagttttctattttgtttttctttttctttttttgctttttttttttaatttttatttatttatttatttatttatttatttatttatttatttatggctgtgttgggtcttcgtttctgtgtgagggctttctctagttgtggcaagtgggggtcactcttcatcgcggtgcgcgggcctctcactatcgcggcctctcttgttgcggagcacgggctccagatgcgcaagctcagtaattgtggctcacgggcccagttgctctgcggcatgtgggatcttcccagatcagggctcgaacccatgtcccctgcattggcaggcagattctcaaccactgcgccaccaaggaagccctgtttttctttttcaaccaaCTTAAGTTCTAATTAAAATACCTTTTATGTTTGGAGTCAGAATAGCAACTAGGATACTGCTCACTGTCGTGCAGCAGCCCCCTCTTCCCCCCGCTGTAAAGTCCTCTGCAAACAGCCGCGGCATCCAGGGCTGGAATGAAGCTCTCTCTTCTGGTGAGGTGCCAGCTTCTGTTTGCTAAAATAAGAAACACATAACCCAGggtattccctggcggtccactggttaggacttggcgctttcactgcggtCGCCCGGGTTCAACAatccctgatgggggaactaagatcccgcaagctgcgcggcgcgaccaaaaaaaagaaaagaaagaaagaaatacataacCCAGAAGTGTCTTTGTATATCCTGTTGGGTTCTGTTTTTGTTAACTATCCGCCTCCGCCCACCTGCATCTCCCAGTTGTTACTGACTCCCTGGCATGCTCGTGGTTTTACTTAAACCAGGCTCTCTACTGCAAGATGCTTCTTTGGAGGTAGACGGAGTATAAACGGTAAACAGAGTAGCTCCAGACCTCTCCCACACCACGTCCTCCCGTTACGTCAGGCTCATCTTGACCAGGTCCGTGTTCTGTCCTGAGCTGGGCCAGAGGATGGACACCCAGGCAGATGTCACCCTGGGGTCGGGGAGGGAAGGGAGTAGGGGAGCGTATGTCTTTTATTTGAGATTGTTCTTCTCACGCTGTTATTTCTCAGGTGGgagtacttttatttattttaccttagAACCAGCCTCTTAGAGGAAACGATTTAGGAGTGAGAGTGGAGGGTGGGCcaggggggaaaggagggaagaagaagCTTGGAAGCCCTTCTCTGCTGCGGAACCTCACAGCCCCAGCCCGCCCTCGGGCCCCAGTGTATCCCATATGCAGTGCTGCTGGAGGCCCTGGCCCTGCGGAACGTGCGGCAGCTGGAAGACCTCGTCATCGAGGCCGTGTACGCCGATGTGCTGCGCGGCTCCCTGGACCAGCGCAACCAGCGGCTGGAGGTCGACTACAGCATCGGGCGGGACATCCAGCGCCAGGATCTCAGTGCCATCGCCCGAACCCTGCAGGAGTGGTGAGACCTGTGTCCTGGCGCCGTCCCTTCTCTGCTCGCCCCAAGAAAGGGAGGGATGCTTTGGAAGGAGGCGAGTTGGGCTGGGTGCCAGAGGTGGAACCCAAGGGGATGAAGGGGAGTGAGCTCGTTCCTCcagaggcttctttttttttttttttaattattttatttatttatttatttatttatggctgtgttgggtcttcgtttctgtgcgagggctttctctagttgtggcaagtgggggccactgttcatcgcggtgcgcgggcctctcattatcgtggcctctcttgtggcggagcacaggctccagacgcgcaggctcagtgattgtggctcatgggcctagttgctccgtggcatgtgggatcttcccagaccagggctcgaaccatgtcccctgcattggcaggcagactctcaaccactgcgccaccagggaagcccctccagagGCTTCTGAGGGAGAAAAAGAGTGGAGGAGGGCCTGGGGGGCAGGAGGCGGAAGGCGCGTCCTCGGTGTAGtaactgggggagggaggggggtggtACTCTCGAGCGCACGCCCTGGGGCGTGGGTCCCTGTCTCACGCTGCACACAGCCCCCTGGTCAGTGACCAGCCCTGTGCACAGGCCACGGGCCTCTCCCGCTTCTGTTTCCTGTGTTCTTGTCTGACTTTAGTTCGTTAAGGcaccttctctttttcctctttggcCTCTCCCACCCTGTTTTGGCTTTAGTTCCTACTCCTGTCTTGCGCATCACTCCGGGCACTTCTTTCTCCTCCCTTATCTTACCTGAGTGTCCTGCTGGCTCCTGGGAATATTGTCGCAGGTGGCCTCCAGGTGCCCTGGCAAAGCTTCTAACTCAGACAGGGGTCTGGACGGCAGGGCTGAGGGGTCTCTGCGAGTCTCTGTTTGGTGAGTCTGATCCCAGCCCTCCGCTGCCGACCCTCATTCCCGCAGGTGTGTGGGCTGCGAGGTGGTGCTGTCCGGCATCGAGGAGCAGGTGAGCCGCGCCAACCAGCACAAGGAGCAGCAGCTGGGCCTGAAGCAGCAGATCGAGAGTGAGGTGAGCGGGCGGGACGGGCCGAGCTCCCCCAGCCTGGGCCGGTGGCCCCGGGCAGAGGGGTTTGGACAGTGACGGCCGCAGACAGACCGGGTGGGCAGGGGCTGTCAGGTTCTGGAACCTTCCTTGTTCTCCCCACTCCTGTCATCCTGGTAGGTCGCCAACCTGAAGAAAACCATTAAAGTTACAACAGCTGCCGCCGCTGCGGCCACATCTCAGGACCCCGAGCAGCACGTGACAGAGCTCAGGGAAGCGGCTCCAGGCAGCAACCAGCGCCAGCCCAGCAAGAAAGCCTCGAAGGGCAAGGGGTGAGCAAGGGGTGAGCAGGTGCGGCGGGGGCTGCCGGTGTCTGGGGTGCCCCGCTGCTGCTTCCTCGTCCCTTCGGTCGCTCGCGTGGGGGTCGGGAACAGGGGGAGCTTGCGGCACTGCGCGGGTTCCctgcagcctctctctctctcttcccctcgcCAGGCTCCGAGGGAGCGCCAAGATTTGGTCCAAGTCGAACTGAAGGGACTGTTGTTTCTTCCGGGATGTAGGGTCCTAGCTGCCTGCCTGCCCCTTAGGAGTCCTCAGAGAGCCTTCCTGTGCCCCTGGCCAGCTGATAACCTGGGTTCATGACCCGTCacctcccttcttctctcccacACCCCCAAGCATAGATCACACCGTCTCTGGGGGGGGAGGCAAGTACAAGTCATGTTTTTGTTGGTACTTTTTGTTTCATGTAACTTTCTTGTGTGTCCCATTgtcccctcttcctccctgccATGCTCCCTCCCCTATTTCTTTAGGAGTCAGCATCTGTCCCTGTTTATTATACGTCACTGAGTGGGTGGGGCTGCCGTGTCTCCAG
It encodes the following:
- the COPS7A gene encoding COP9 signalosome complex subunit 7a, producing MSAEVKVTGQNQEQFLLLAKSAKGAALATLIHQVLEAPGVYVFGELLDMPNVRELAESDFASTFRLLTVFAYGTYADYLAEARNLPPLTEAQKNKLRHLSVVTLAAKVKCIPYAVLLEALALRNVRQLEDLVIEAVYADVLRGSLDQRNQRLEVDYSIGRDIQRQDLSAIARTLQEWCVGCEVVLSGIEEQVSRANQHKEQQLGLKQQIESEVANLKKTIKVTTAAAAAATSQDPEQHVTELREAAPGSNQRQPSKKASKGKGLRGSAKIWSKSN